A genomic window from Passer domesticus isolate bPasDom1 chromosome Z, bPasDom1.hap1, whole genome shotgun sequence includes:
- the SLC28A3 gene encoding solute carrier family 28 member 3 isoform X2, whose translation MSMEGDEYINIESDLHENKRASVDDEQPRLKGHLEKRYDDVCEFCKKHKTRIHYVLYGILITAYLALVIAACTLNFQRALPLFVATVLAIFFICWDFFVAKFEDRIAAFFSPGDQYLKKQWFWLKWVLCATLLIMIICWLIFDTTKRGSRQLISFGGLVMYVVLMLIFSKYPTQVAWRPVFSGIGMQFILGILILRTKVGFDVFNWLGIQIQTFLEYSDAGAKFVFGDKYTDHFFAFKVLPIVVFFSTVMSMLYHVGFMQWLVGKVGWIMHVFMGTTPVESLVAAGNIFVGQTESPLLIQPYLPYITKSELHAVMTAGFSTIAGSVLGAYISFGVSSSHLLTASVMSAPASLAVSKLFWPETEKPMVTLRSGIQMAKSESKNLLEAASQGASTSIGLVANIAVNVISFLALLSFLDSALSWVGNLFDYPQLTFENICAYVFMPFSFMMGVDWEDSFIVGGLLGYKTFFNEFLAYERLSKLIQNREKGGSMYINGVKQYMTVRSEVIATYALCGFANFGSLGLVIGGLTSIAPSKKKEIADGAFRAMIAGTVACFMTACVAGMLTVPSLQDPCHILLGNASKFTDFPANSTELVECCQQLFTSANHSEEIFPGGNYSLNSWKVCCQILGEPAFHCT comes from the exons CATACTTGGCATTAGTTATTGCAGCTTGCACTTTGAATTTTCAGAGAGCTTTGCCACTCTTTGTCGCCACTGTCCTAGCCATCTTCTTcatctgctgggatttttttgtagCTAAGTTTGAAGACAGAATTGCTGCATTCTTTTCCCCTGGAGACCAATATCTGAAAAAACAGTGGTTTTGGCTGAAATG GGTGTTGTGTGCAACTCTTCTTATAATGATCATCTGCTGGCTCATCTTTGACACAACAAAACGAGGATCCCGTCAGCTAATCTCTTTTGGTGGGCTTGTGATGTATGTTGTCCTGATGCTTATCTTTTCCAAATATCCAACCCAA GTTGCTTGGAGACCAGTATTTTCAGGAATAGGAATGCAGTTTATACTTGGGATTCTTATTCTAAGGACTAAAGTGGGTTTTGATGTATTTAACTGGCTAGGCATTCAGATCCAG ACTTTTCTGGAGTACTCTGATGCAGGTGCCAAGTTTGTGTTTGGTGACAAATACACAGAtcatttctttgcttttaag GTATTGCCAATTGTGGTTTTCTTCAGTACGGTTATGTCTATGCTTTACCACGTTGGATTCATGCAGTGGCTTGTTGGAAAG gTTGGTTGGATAATGCATGTCTTCATGGGAACAACTCCTGTTGAGTCTCTGGTAGCTGCAGGTAACATATTTGTGGGACAG ACAGAGTCTCCACTCCTGATACAGCCCTACTTACCATACATCACGAAATCTGAACTCCATGCAGTCATGACAGCAGGATTCTCAACTATTGCTGGAAGTGTCTTAGGAGCATATATTTCTTTTGGG GTTTCCTCCTCCCACCTACTGACTGCTTCCGTCATGTCAGCGCCAGCATCATTAGCTGTCTCCAAATTATTCTGGCCTGAAACTGAAAAGCCTATGGTAACTCTGAGGAGTGGCATACAAATGGCAAAAAG TGAATCAAAGAATCTGCTGGAAGCAGCCAGTCAGGGTGCCTCTACCTCCATTGGGCTGGTGGCAAACATCGCCGTGAATGTGATCTCCTTCCTTGCCCTGCTGAGCTTCCTTGACTCGGCCCTTTCATGGGTGGGCAACTTGTTTGACTATCCACAGCTGACCTTTGAG AACATTTGTGCTTATGTCTTCATGCCATTCTCTTTCATGATGGGAGTAGACTGGGAAGACAGTTTTATTGTTGGTGGACTACTAGGTTACAAAACTTTCTTCAATGAATTTTTGGCTTATGAGCGCCTTTCAAAACTGATTCAAAACCGAGAAAAGGGTGGAAGCATGTACATTAATGGTGTGAAACAGTATATGACA GTTCGCTCTGAAGTCATAGCCACCTATGCTCTCTGTGGATTTGCCAACTTCGGCTCCCTGGGACTGGTAATAGGAGGCCTGA CAAGCATTGCTCCctcaaaaaagaaggaaatcgcTGATGGTGCCTTCAGAGCAATGATTGCAGGAACGGTGGCCTGTTTCATGACGGCCTGTGTCGCAG GAATGCTGACTGTCCCTAGTCTGCAAGATCCTTGCCACATCTTATTAGGAAACGCTTCCAAATTCACAGATTTCCCTGCCAACAGCACAGAGCTAGTTGAATGCTGCCAGCAACTCTTCACCAG TGCAAATCATTCGGAGGAGATCTTTCCTGGAGGAAACTACAGTCTGAATTCCTGGAAAGTGTGTTGCCAAATACTGGGTGAACCTGCTTTTCATTGCACTTAG